A region from the Leopardus geoffroyi isolate Oge1 chromosome E3, O.geoffroyi_Oge1_pat1.0, whole genome shotgun sequence genome encodes:
- the COQ7 gene encoding 5-demethoxyubiquinone hydroxylase, mitochondrial has product MSCAGAAAVRSLWRLRTGALRPLPAYGRRISVRFYSSGMTLDNINWAAVDRIIRVDHAGEYGANRIYAGQMAVLGRTSVGPVIQKMWDQEKDHLKKFNELMVAFRVRPTILMPFWNVVGFALGAGTALLGKEGAMACTVAVEESIAHHYNNQIRTLMEEDPEKYEELLQVIRKFRDEELEHHDIGLEHDAQLAPAYAVLKSVIQAGCRVAIYLSERF; this is encoded by the exons ATGAGTTgcgcgggggcggcggcggtTCGCTCCCTGTGGCGGCTGCGCACGGGCGCCCTGCGGCCTCTCCCAG CTTATGGAAGAAGAATCAGTGTCAGATTTTACAGTTCAGGAATGACCTTAGACAATATCAATTGGGCAGCTGTCGATCGAATAATCCGGGTGGATCATGCAGGTGAATATGGAGCGAACCGAATCTACGCAGGGCAGATGGCCGTCCTGGGTCGGACAAGTGTCGGGCCAGTCATTCAG aaaatgtGGGATCAAGAAAAGGACCACTTGAAAAAGTTCAACGAGTTGATGGTTGCATTTAGGGTGCGGCCCACCATTCTGATGCCCTTCTGGAACGTGGTGGGGTTTGCACTGG GTGCGGGAACCGCCCTGCTTGGGAAGGAGGGAGCAATGGCCTGTACTGTGGCTGTGGAAGAGTCTATAGCACATCACTACAACAACCAGATCAGGACGTTGATGGAGGAGGATCCTGAAAAATATGAGGAACTTCTTCAG GTGATAAGGAAATTTCGGGATGAAGAGCTCGAGCACCATGACATAGGCCTTGAACATGACGCACAGCTG GCTCCAGCATATGCTGTTTTGAAGAGCGTTATCCAGGCCGGATGCCGCGTGGCAATATATTTATCAGAAAGGTTTTAA